Proteins co-encoded in one Brassica rapa cultivar Chiifu-401-42 chromosome A02, CAAS_Brap_v3.01, whole genome shotgun sequence genomic window:
- the LOC103854493 gene encoding WAT1-related protein At3g30340-like: MVKFDAKLWKAVFMMSIINIALSVVNVVFKKMLDQGINRMVATTYRLAAGTLFLIPFAIFLERHNRPKLTGRILCSLFFSALLGTSLVQYFFLVGLHNTSSTFALAFSNMVPSVTFALALVFRQETLNIKSNIGRAKVLGTMICVCGALVLTLYKGPALTRQNAQMHTQTSNGSTTSVTQKWAVGSVMLIISILIWSLWFIVQGKICQTYPCKYTSTTILSFFGVIQSALLSLISERSISMWVLKERFQVLSLLYSGIVGSGLCYVGVSWCLQQRGPVFTSSFIPLIQVFAAFFSFSFLHEQIYCGSVIGSTVIIVGLYILLWGKSKDKPAPVTQQEHLNLDLEGCGTAPKELNGAAHPVSEK, translated from the exons ATGGTGAAGTTTGATGCGAAACTATGGAAAGCTGTGTTTATGATGTCGATAATCAACATTGCGCTAAGCGTTGTAAATGTTGTGTTCAAGAAGATGCTTGATCAAGGAATTAACCGTATGGTTGCGACCACTTACCGACTTGCCGCGGGAACTCTGTTCTTGATACCATTTGCAATTTTCTTGGAAAG ACATAACAGGCCAAAACTCACGGGTAGGATCTTGTGTTCACTTTTCTTTAGCGCTCTTCTCGG GACAAGTTTGGTGCAATACTTCTTTCTTGTTGGACTACATAATACATCTTCTACTTTCGCCTTAGCGTTTAGCAACATGGTTCCTTCAGTCACTTTTGCTTTGGCTCTCGTTTTTAG GCAAGAGACGTTGAACATCAAGAGCAACATAGGAAGAGCCAAAGTGTTGGGCACAATGATTTGCGTTTGTGGAGCTTTGGTGCTTACACTGTATAAAGGACCCGCATTAACTCGACAAAACGCTCAAATGCATACACAAACGTCAAATGGTTCAACTACTTCAGTAACTCAAAAGTGGGCAGTGGGCTCGGTCATGCTGATCATATCAATCTTAATATGGTCATTATGGTTCATCGTTCAAGGAAAAATATGCCAAACTTATCCGTGCAAATACACGAGCACCACGATACTCTCTTTTTTTGGTGTGATCCAATCCGCTTTGCTGAGTTTGATCTCGGAGAGAAGCATATCCATGTGGGTCCTTAAAGAGAGGTTCCAAGTTTTGTCTCTACTTTATTCG GGTATAGTGGGATCAGGATTGTGCTACGTTGGAGTGTCGTGGTGTCTCCAGCAAAGAGGTCCAGTTTTCACGTCGAGTTTCATCCCTTTGATTCAAGTCTTTGCTGCCTTTTTCAGCTTCTCTTTTCTTCATGAGCAAATTTACTGCGGAAG TGTGATAGGATCAACGGTCATCATCGTGGGactttatatacttttatggGGGAAAAGCAAGGACAAGCCGGCACCAGTAACCCAACAAGAACATTTAAATCTCGATCTTGAAGGTTGCGGGACAGCTCCAAAGGAACTTAATGGTGCTGCCCATCCAGTTTCTGAAAAATAA
- the LOC103854494 gene encoding root meristem growth factor 4-like isoform X2 yields the protein MMRFTIIAVAFLIIIHALKDDHILVYAHEGGDAGHKSLDYRGDKDSHDFTSTGAPRKLRPGRTMRTTVVIAEKEKVRATNNHDLSIKISSGASKQLKVERKLGFHKRREHKKTNILADLGTTKVGLVKPSLRYLHVDDLTNGNSLQKGELFSSAKDMKKLARLLRSDYPIHSKPRGKPPVHNRAPDKI from the exons ATGATGAGATTCACAATCATAGCAGTAGCTTTCCTTATTATCATTCATGCCCTAAAAGACGACCATATCCTAGTCTATGCTCATGAAG GCGGAGATGCTGGTCATAAAAGTCTTGACTATCGTGGAGATAAA GATTCCCACGACTTCACCAGCACTGGAGCACCGAGGAAACTAAGGCCCGGGAGAACAATGAGAACCACAGTGGTAATAGCCGAGAAGGAGAAAGTAAGGGCGACGAATAATCATGATTTGAGTATAAAGATTTCATCAGGTGCATCAAAGCAATTGAAGGTGGAGCGAAAATTAGGGTTTCATAAGAGAA GAGAACATAAGAAGACCAATATATTGGCAGATCTTGGCACCACTAAGGTTGGTCTTGTAAAACCTTCTTTAAGATATTTA CATGTCGATGATCTCACCAACGGTAATAGCCTACAAAAAGGTGAACTATTTTCTTCAGCCAAGGATATGAAGAAACTTGCTCGACTGTTACGCAGTGATTATCCGATCCATAGTAAGCCTCGAGGAAAGCCTCCTGTCCATAACCGAGCTCCCGACAAGATTTAA
- the LOC103854494 gene encoding root meristem growth factor 4-like isoform X1 produces the protein MMRFTIIAVAFLIIIHALKDDHILVYAHEGGDAGHKSLDYRGDKDSHDFTSTGAPRKLRPGRTMRTTVVIAEKEKVRATNNHDLSIKISSGASKQLKVERKLGFHKRREHKKTNILADLGTTKHVDDLTNGNSLQKGELFSSAKDMKKLARLLRSDYPIHSKPRGKPPVHNRAPDKI, from the exons ATGATGAGATTCACAATCATAGCAGTAGCTTTCCTTATTATCATTCATGCCCTAAAAGACGACCATATCCTAGTCTATGCTCATGAAG GCGGAGATGCTGGTCATAAAAGTCTTGACTATCGTGGAGATAAA GATTCCCACGACTTCACCAGCACTGGAGCACCGAGGAAACTAAGGCCCGGGAGAACAATGAGAACCACAGTGGTAATAGCCGAGAAGGAGAAAGTAAGGGCGACGAATAATCATGATTTGAGTATAAAGATTTCATCAGGTGCATCAAAGCAATTGAAGGTGGAGCGAAAATTAGGGTTTCATAAGAGAA GAGAACATAAGAAGACCAATATATTGGCAGATCTTGGCACCACTAAG CATGTCGATGATCTCACCAACGGTAATAGCCTACAAAAAGGTGAACTATTTTCTTCAGCCAAGGATATGAAGAAACTTGCTCGACTGTTACGCAGTGATTATCCGATCCATAGTAAGCCTCGAGGAAAGCCTCCTGTCCATAACCGAGCTCCCGACAAGATTTAA